One segment of Saprospiraceae bacterium DNA contains the following:
- a CDS encoding RecX family transcriptional regulator, whose product MMPRRSNRPLTPDEALAKMEHFCAYRERCPKEVRAKLAELGMKGADAAQILEVLSGDGFFDEERFAFAYAGGKFRMNHWGRARIRQELRMRDINESVIRRALDSIDEHEYLKLLKQLVEKKSRQYAGQEHAREKTAASLIRAGFEPELVFRYL is encoded by the coding sequence ATGATGCCCCGACGCTCAAATCGGCCACTCACCCCCGATGAGGCACTTGCCAAGATGGAGCACTTCTGTGCTTATAGAGAGCGATGCCCCAAAGAAGTGCGGGCAAAATTGGCCGAGCTGGGCATGAAAGGAGCGGATGCTGCCCAAATCCTCGAAGTGTTGAGCGGGGATGGCTTCTTCGACGAAGAACGCTTTGCATTCGCTTACGCGGGTGGGAAATTTCGGATGAACCATTGGGGACGTGCCCGCATCCGCCAAGAGCTCCGGATGCGCGACATAAATGAAAGTGTGATTCGCCGCGCCTTAGATTCGATTGATGAGCACGAGTATCTAAAATTACTGAAGCAACTGGTGGAGAAAAAAAGTCGCCAATACGCAGGTCAGGAACACGCACGCGAAAAAACAGCCGCATCGCTCATTCGAGCGGGGTTTGAGCCGGAATTGGTTTTTCGGTATCTTTGA